One window of the Streptomyces sp. NBC_00259 genome contains the following:
- a CDS encoding TatD family hydrolase, with translation MSAKTDETPPPLPAPLRVPVADSHTHLDMQSGTVEEGLRKAASVGVTTVVQVGCDIKGSRWAAETAAAHENVWAAVALHPNEAPRIVHGDPDGWSRQGTREAGGDAALDEALAEIDRLAGLDPVRAVGETGLDHFRTGPEGIAAQERSFRAHIEIAKRHGKALVIHDRDAHADVLRILAEEGAPERTVFHCYSGDADMARICADAGYFMSFAGNVTFKNAQPLRDALAVAPLGLVLVETDAPFLTPAPYRGRPNAPYLVPITVRAMAAVRGIDEDAMSEAIAANTARAFDY, from the coding sequence ATGAGCGCCAAGACCGACGAGACGCCCCCGCCGCTGCCCGCCCCGCTGCGGGTACCGGTCGCCGATTCGCACACCCACCTGGACATGCAGAGCGGCACCGTCGAGGAAGGTCTGCGGAAGGCGGCCTCGGTCGGTGTGACGACCGTCGTCCAGGTGGGATGCGACATCAAGGGCTCCCGCTGGGCGGCCGAGACGGCCGCCGCGCACGAGAACGTCTGGGCGGCCGTCGCCCTGCACCCCAACGAGGCCCCGCGGATCGTCCACGGCGACCCCGACGGCTGGTCACGGCAGGGCACACGGGAAGCCGGCGGCGACGCCGCCCTCGACGAGGCCCTCGCCGAGATCGACCGGCTGGCCGGACTCGACCCCGTACGAGCCGTCGGCGAGACGGGGCTCGACCACTTCCGTACGGGCCCGGAAGGCATCGCCGCCCAGGAGCGCTCCTTCCGCGCCCATATCGAGATCGCCAAGCGGCACGGCAAGGCGCTCGTCATCCACGACCGTGACGCGCACGCCGACGTGCTGCGCATCCTCGCCGAGGAAGGCGCCCCCGAGCGCACGGTGTTCCACTGCTACTCCGGCGACGCGGACATGGCCAGGATCTGCGCGGACGCCGGGTACTTCATGTCGTTCGCGGGCAATGTGACCTTCAAGAACGCCCAGCCGCTGCGCGACGCGCTCGCCGTCGCCCCGCTGGGACTCGTCCTCGTGGAGACCGACGCGCCCTTCCTGACGCCCGCGCCGTACCGCGGACGGCCCAACGCGCCGTATCTCGTTCCGATCACGGTCCGTGCGATGGCCGCGGTACGGGGGATCGACGAGGACGCCATGTCGGAGGCGATCGCGGCCAACACGGCCCGTGCGTTTGATTACTGA
- the rsmI gene encoding 16S rRNA (cytidine(1402)-2'-O)-methyltransferase produces the protein MTGTLVLAGTPIGDVADAPPRLAAELETADVVAAEDTRRLRRLTQALGVHTRGRVVSYFEGNESARTPELVEALEGGARVLLVTDAGMPSVSDPGYRLVAAAVEKDIKVTAVPGPSAVLTALALSGLPVDRFCFEGFLPRKAGERLGRLREVAGERRTLVYFEAPHRLDDTLAAMAEAFGADRRAAVCRELTKTYEEVKRGGLGELAAWAAEGVRGEITVVVEGAPAPGPAELDADELVRRVRVREEAGERRKEAIAAVAADAGVPKREVFDAVVAAKNAAGSGPSDRKGLS, from the coding sequence GTGACTGGAACGCTCGTACTCGCAGGGACGCCCATCGGCGATGTGGCGGACGCCCCGCCGCGCCTGGCGGCCGAACTGGAGACCGCCGACGTGGTCGCCGCGGAGGACACCCGGCGGCTGCGCCGGCTCACCCAGGCCCTCGGCGTGCACACCCGCGGGCGGGTCGTGTCGTACTTCGAGGGCAACGAGTCGGCCCGTACGCCGGAACTGGTGGAGGCGCTGGAGGGCGGTGCGCGGGTGCTGCTGGTCACCGACGCCGGAATGCCCTCCGTCTCCGACCCCGGCTACCGGCTGGTCGCCGCGGCCGTCGAGAAGGACATCAAGGTCACGGCGGTGCCCGGCCCGTCCGCCGTGCTGACCGCGCTCGCACTGTCGGGGCTGCCGGTGGACCGCTTCTGTTTCGAGGGCTTCCTGCCGCGCAAGGCGGGCGAGCGTCTCGGCCGGCTCCGTGAGGTCGCCGGCGAACGCCGCACCCTCGTCTACTTCGAGGCGCCGCACCGTCTCGACGACACCCTGGCGGCCATGGCCGAGGCGTTCGGCGCGGACCGCAGGGCCGCCGTCTGCCGCGAGCTGACGAAGACGTACGAGGAAGTGAAGCGCGGCGGCCTCGGTGAACTGGCCGCGTGGGCGGCCGAGGGCGTACGCGGCGAGATCACGGTCGTCGTGGAGGGCGCCCCGGCGCCGGGGCCGGCCGAGCTGGACGCGGACGAGCTGGTGCGCAGGGTGCGGGTGCGCGAGGAGGCGGGGGAGCGGCGCAAGGAAGCCATCGCGGCGGTCGCGGCCGACGCGGGCGTACCCAAACGAGAGGTGTTCGACGCGGTCGTCGCGGCAAAGAACGCGGCAGGATCAGGCCCCTCGGATCGCAAAGGTCTATCGTGA